Proteins co-encoded in one Erinaceus europaeus chromosome X, mEriEur2.1, whole genome shotgun sequence genomic window:
- the DYNLT3 gene encoding dynein light chain Tctex-type 3: MRRRRADPPVAPPPGKARTTMEEYHRHCDEVGFNAEEAHNIVKECIDGVLGGEDYDYTSINQWTASIVEQSLAHLVKLGKAYKYVVTCAVVQRSAYGFHTASSCFWDTTSDGTCTVRWENRTMNCIVNVFAISFVL, from the exons ATGCGCCGCCGCAGAGCTGACCCGCCCGTCGCTCCGCCCCCTGGGAAAGCCCGCACCACCATGGAGGAGTACCACCGCCACTGCGACGAG GTTGGCTTCAATGCTGAGGAAGCCCACAATATCGTGAAGGAG TGTATAGATGGTGTCTTAGGAGGTGAAGATTATGATTATACCAGCATCAACCAATGGACTGCAAGCATAGTCGAACAATCTTTAGCCCATTTGGTTAAGTTGGGAAAAGCTTATAAATATGTTG TGACCTGTGCCGTGGTCCAGAGGAGTGCATATGGCTTTCACACAGCCAGCTCATGTTTTTGGGATACTACATCTGATG GAACCTGCACTGTGAGATGGGAGAATCGAACCATGAACTGTATCGTCAATGTTTTTGCAATCTCATTTGTTCTGTGA